The following coding sequences are from one Verrucomicrobiia bacterium window:
- a CDS encoding dihydrodipicolinate synthase family protein — MKPLQLLHGLVAAPHTPFRADGSLNLPAVERQAEHLLRHGVRLVFICGTTGEWASLTTAERLALVERWMAVSRGTELKVAVHVGANALEEARLLAAHAHQQGALCIAAVAPSFFKPGTVADLVEWCAAVAAAAPEMPFYYYDIPAFTGVQLSMPEFLEQAVERIPNFAGLKYTGGDLMAYQRCLRVADGALDVAWGRDEWLLAALALGAKGAVGSTYNLAAPLYHRLLRAFEQGDWETARLEQFRAVQLIELLARHGFLAATKAVLGMLGVDVGQVRLPLRALSEAQIQSLRRELEGLGFWDWLSRP; from the coding sequence ATGAAACCCTTACAACTCCTGCATGGACTGGTGGCCGCACCGCATACCCCCTTTCGTGCAGACGGCTCGCTGAATCTGCCCGCGGTGGAGCGACAGGCAGAACATCTCCTGCGCCACGGGGTGCGCCTGGTTTTTATTTGCGGCACCACTGGCGAATGGGCCTCGCTCACGACGGCCGAGCGGCTGGCGCTGGTGGAGCGTTGGATGGCGGTTTCGCGCGGCACGGAGCTGAAGGTGGCGGTGCACGTGGGGGCCAATGCTCTCGAGGAAGCCCGCCTGCTGGCGGCGCACGCCCACCAGCAGGGCGCGCTGTGTATTGCCGCGGTGGCTCCTTCCTTTTTCAAACCAGGCACGGTAGCCGATCTGGTCGAGTGGTGCGCGGCCGTGGCCGCGGCGGCGCCGGAGATGCCATTTTACTATTACGACATCCCGGCGTTCACAGGCGTGCAACTGTCCATGCCGGAATTCTTGGAGCAGGCGGTGGAGCGGATACCCAATTTTGCCGGCTTGAAGTACACCGGGGGCGATTTAATGGCCTACCAGCGCTGCCTGCGGGTGGCAGACGGGGCGCTGGATGTGGCCTGGGGGCGGGATGAATGGTTGCTGGCGGCGCTGGCGCTGGGGGCAAAAGGCGCGGTGGGCAGCACTTATAATTTGGCCGCGCCGCTGTATCATCGGCTGTTGCGCGCCTTCGAGCAGGGAGATTGGGAAACGGCGCGGCTGGAGCAGTTCCGGGCGGTGCAACTTATCGAATTGCTGGCACGTCACGGCTTTCTAGCGGCGACGAAAGCCGTCCTGGGGATGCTAGGCGTGGACGTGGGGCAGGTCAGACTGCCTTTGCGCGCCTTGAGCGAAGCCCAAATCCAATCGCTGCGCCGGGAGTTGGAGGGCTTGGGCTTTTGGGATTGGTTAAGCCGGCCCTGA
- a CDS encoding S8 family serine peptidase: MKHLSMGASRRRWGQWALVALMVLGWIDGAWAASREIRLRNERITPPPKAASGGLMAAMPVNGLYLVQFTGPLQPEWRAELAALGVELLWHVPEDAFVARLVNVSLPTLTARPYVHWVGEYRPDYKVLQGLFPAGLANAAEAKANIRVLLAPRASLAELAALRRLWPGFAGATRTHATLIWHGQATPRQVQLLAQSPAVLWVERAPQPRLYDEIATKIVAGEDGEIGTQALVHQLGFDGSGVTVSVADSGLDTGRTTPIHPDIAGRIGPFFYYGTLTDAADEHGHGTHVAGIIAGNAATGEKDEYGYLYGLGVAPGVRLVTQRMFDGAGAYEAPPSFATLTRDAVRAGAEIGSNSWGDDTHGRYDLSAMEFDALVRDADELAFGDQPYILEFSAGNAGPGAQTIGSPAVGKNVIATGASQNDRSGFFLFEDGIETMADFSSRGPCEDGRIKPDVVAPGTWIASLKSSLAPEDNAWAPISSYYFYMGGTSQAGPHVSGAAAVFVQYYRLTHTNQTPSPALVKAALIDSAWDMDDTVETGPVPNPDEGWGRVDLTELIGTERRHVMVDQTVPLRTGQAWEYRFVVSSGAEPLKVTLTYTDVPGLPAAIPALVNDLDLVVIGPDGTHYHGNQMWEGESAPNPPSYDNLNNVEGVRLRSPVPGQYTVRVQARNVPMDARADTPAVDQDFALVISGLLPIPGMGAVFMDRSFYRAPDVIKLSLFDSDLAGQPSVLVRIHSATETNGEPVTLTSAGTTGLFTGAVATATGPAASDTRLQLSHGDWIEARYFDASANVTRTATAQADFVPPVISAPGVTNRLGRMIISWTTDEPASGAVFFGTNLARATNLIAAPRRGLTQEVELLDLLPGQRYFFYLVAEDIAGNRRTNNNNGTGFQFIAVAAPTLLLVDDYVTFPMDDSRGVPLSAYTTALNASGISYDVWSVASRGYPTTNDLRAFKVVWWRLSDSLFGGLYGYQGLLSAQQNTLRAYVQSGGGLLLASMELLSRLGTSESSLAFKSNVLQVASFIEDAGVDTIQGVPFDSTTSGVLLDLDYTNYESAFLELLGQSPNVSDVIIPTTNAVPILYSAGTSEIVGIRYPPLGTDSTGRVVFLSFPMDAVPASGPAPNNRASLVRNLVDFLAPGEGGRGALALDRSHYTVPSQVIIEVGDSDLAGQGTLSVTARTTTATNGLVVQLTETVRRGLFRGFISLVAPSNAPAPGRLPSRHGDTLMVEYLDASANATLRSLALVDTVPPVIAHVLAEPDYEDITISWITSEPAEALVQYGESPSPLALTRTAYRATTATTHELLLNGLLPDKTYYFQVVSRDAAGNVAVDDNQGQYYAARTLRPRAVPFAEAFDVTDGGWSVFSSDDSMTEWLWGPPNNPWGETSAHSPPNAWGSNLNGRRLDWAETFLISPAINLTGGNQFKLRFWHSYDFVAQSELDILETGILYVFTNRLSDPVTLAEFYDASGGWTAEEIDLSPYAGRTVYLVWHYLLLSLEAENRAGWMVDDVSLTVSNVVPGTIVITNNLAQTLFALTGPVNRSGAGTFALVTNALPGDYQIQYSDVPYYVRPTNRNARLESGQTLVFTGQYTFPDVNQNGISDLWEQEFFGAAAPGYSGAGDRDGDGMTDYAEFIAGTNPTNALSRFYFTPPARQPDGSLQFSWSTVPGRGYRLHGTTNASRWFILRDWTRASSSFLTVPVAPATNPPVLWLRIEVQP, encoded by the coding sequence GTGAAGCATCTCAGCATGGGCGCCAGCCGGCGCCGGTGGGGCCAATGGGCACTGGTGGCACTGATGGTATTGGGGTGGATTGATGGGGCATGGGCCGCCAGCCGTGAAATCCGCCTGCGGAATGAGCGCATCACCCCACCACCCAAGGCCGCCAGCGGGGGGCTGATGGCCGCCATGCCGGTCAATGGCCTGTACCTCGTGCAATTCACCGGCCCGCTGCAGCCCGAATGGCGGGCGGAGCTGGCCGCCCTGGGCGTAGAGCTGCTGTGGCACGTACCCGAGGACGCCTTTGTGGCCCGGCTGGTCAACGTATCTCTGCCAACCCTCACCGCGCGGCCATACGTCCATTGGGTGGGAGAATACCGCCCGGATTACAAAGTGCTCCAGGGACTTTTTCCTGCAGGTTTGGCCAACGCCGCCGAGGCCAAAGCAAACATCCGGGTATTGCTGGCGCCACGGGCGAGCCTGGCCGAGCTGGCCGCTTTGCGCCGGTTGTGGCCGGGTTTTGCGGGCGCCACCCGCACCCATGCCACGCTGATCTGGCATGGCCAGGCCACGCCCCGGCAGGTCCAACTCCTGGCCCAATCCCCCGCCGTGCTATGGGTTGAACGCGCCCCACAACCCCGGTTGTATGACGAAATCGCCACCAAGATCGTCGCCGGCGAAGATGGTGAAATTGGCACCCAGGCTTTGGTCCATCAACTGGGCTTTGATGGAAGCGGCGTCACGGTCAGCGTGGCGGATTCCGGTCTCGACACCGGCCGGACGACACCCATTCACCCTGACATTGCGGGGCGCATCGGCCCCTTCTTTTATTACGGCACGCTGACGGATGCCGCGGATGAGCACGGCCATGGCACGCATGTGGCCGGCATAATTGCGGGCAACGCTGCCACGGGCGAGAAGGATGAATACGGCTACCTTTACGGTCTGGGGGTGGCGCCCGGGGTGCGACTCGTGACGCAGCGCATGTTTGACGGCGCCGGCGCCTATGAAGCGCCACCCAGCTTCGCGACACTTACCCGCGATGCCGTCCGCGCGGGTGCGGAAATCGGCTCCAACAGTTGGGGCGATGACACCCACGGCCGCTATGACCTCAGCGCCATGGAATTTGATGCCCTGGTGCGCGATGCCGACGAACTGGCTTTTGGCGATCAGCCTTACATCCTCGAATTCTCTGCCGGCAACGCCGGTCCCGGCGCGCAAACCATCGGCAGCCCCGCCGTGGGCAAAAACGTCATTGCCACCGGCGCCTCCCAGAATGACCGCAGCGGCTTTTTCCTGTTTGAGGATGGGATCGAGACAATGGCCGATTTCTCCAGCCGCGGCCCCTGCGAGGACGGGCGCATCAAACCGGACGTGGTGGCCCCGGGCACGTGGATAGCCTCGCTGAAGTCTTCCCTGGCCCCGGAGGACAACGCCTGGGCGCCGATCTCCTCGTATTATTTCTACATGGGCGGCACCAGCCAGGCCGGGCCGCACGTATCGGGAGCCGCCGCGGTGTTCGTGCAGTATTACCGCCTCACGCACACCAACCAGACACCCTCCCCTGCGCTGGTCAAAGCGGCGCTCATTGATAGTGCATGGGATATGGACGACACGGTTGAAACCGGGCCGGTCCCCAACCCCGATGAAGGCTGGGGCCGGGTGGATTTGACGGAACTCATCGGCACAGAGCGGCGCCACGTAATGGTGGATCAAACCGTGCCCTTGCGCACCGGCCAGGCCTGGGAATACCGGTTTGTCGTGAGCAGCGGCGCGGAGCCGTTGAAGGTGACCTTGACCTACACCGATGTCCCCGGTCTGCCGGCCGCCATCCCGGCCCTGGTCAACGATCTGGATCTGGTGGTCATTGGCCCCGATGGCACGCACTATCACGGCAATCAAATGTGGGAGGGTGAATCGGCCCCCAACCCGCCTTCGTATGACAACCTGAACAACGTGGAGGGGGTGAGACTGCGGTCACCGGTCCCCGGCCAGTACACCGTCCGCGTGCAGGCCCGCAACGTGCCCATGGACGCGCGGGCTGACACGCCGGCGGTGGATCAGGACTTCGCATTAGTCATTTCCGGACTCCTGCCCATTCCGGGCATGGGGGCCGTTTTCATGGACCGCAGTTTTTACCGGGCACCCGATGTCATCAAACTCTCACTTTTTGATTCCGATCTGGCCGGCCAGCCCTCCGTCCTGGTGCGCATCCACAGCGCCACTGAAACCAACGGGGAACCGGTCACCCTCACCTCCGCTGGCACCACCGGATTGTTCACCGGCGCCGTGGCCACCGCCACCGGGCCGGCCGCCAGCGATACACGCCTGCAACTGAGTCATGGCGACTGGATTGAAGCGCGTTATTTTGATGCGTCGGCCAACGTCACCCGCACCGCCACCGCTCAAGCCGACTTTGTGCCGCCGGTCATCAGTGCGCCGGGGGTCACCAACCGGCTGGGGCGCATGATCATCAGTTGGACCACCGATGAACCGGCCAGTGGGGCGGTATTTTTTGGCACCAACCTGGCTCGCGCCACCAACCTCATTGCCGCTCCGCGGCGGGGATTAACGCAGGAGGTGGAGCTGTTGGATCTGCTCCCGGGCCAGCGCTATTTCTTCTATCTCGTGGCCGAGGACATAGCCGGCAACCGCCGCACCAACAATAACAACGGCACTGGTTTTCAATTTATCGCCGTGGCGGCCCCCACCCTGCTGCTGGTGGATGATTACGTGACCTTTCCCATGGATGACAGCCGGGGCGTGCCGCTTTCGGCCTACACCACCGCCCTCAACGCCAGTGGCATCAGCTACGATGTCTGGTCCGTAGCCTCCCGCGGTTATCCCACCACCAATGATTTAAGGGCCTTCAAGGTGGTCTGGTGGCGGCTGAGCGACAGTTTATTTGGCGGGCTTTATGGTTATCAGGGGCTGCTTTCGGCACAACAGAACACCCTGCGCGCCTATGTGCAATCCGGCGGCGGCCTGTTGCTGGCCTCCATGGAGCTGCTCTCGCGCCTGGGCACCAGCGAGAGCAGCCTGGCCTTCAAATCGAATGTGCTCCAGGTGGCCTCGTTCATTGAAGATGCCGGCGTGGATACCATTCAAGGCGTGCCCTTCGATTCGACCACCAGCGGCGTGCTGCTGGATTTAGACTACACCAACTACGAAAGCGCCTTTCTGGAGTTGCTGGGCCAGTCCCCCAACGTATCGGATGTCATCATTCCCACCACCAATGCCGTGCCCATTCTTTACTCGGCAGGCACCAGCGAAATTGTCGGCATCCGTTATCCTCCGCTGGGGACGGACTCGACCGGCCGGGTGGTGTTTTTGTCCTTCCCCATGGACGCCGTGCCCGCGAGCGGCCCGGCCCCCAACAACCGCGCCAGCCTGGTGCGCAATCTGGTGGATTTCCTGGCCCCCGGCGAAGGGGGACGGGGCGCGCTGGCGTTGGATCGCAGCCATTATACCGTCCCCAGCCAGGTCATCATCGAGGTGGGCGACAGTGACCTCGCCGGCCAAGGTACGTTGTCCGTCACCGCTCGCACCACTACGGCCACCAATGGCCTGGTGGTGCAGTTGACCGAGACGGTGCGCCGCGGCCTCTTCCGCGGTTTTATCAGTCTGGTGGCGCCGTCCAACGCCCCCGCCCCCGGCCGTCTGCCGTCGCGTCACGGCGACACGCTGATGGTTGAGTACCTCGACGCCTCGGCCAACGCCACCTTGCGCTCGCTCGCGCTGGTGGACACCGTGCCGCCGGTCATTGCCCATGTGCTGGCCGAGCCGGATTACGAAGACATTACCATATCGTGGATCACCTCGGAGCCTGCCGAGGCGCTGGTGCAATACGGCGAGTCGCCATCGCCGCTGGCCCTGACCCGCACGGCGTACCGCGCCACCACCGCCACCACGCATGAGCTGCTGCTCAACGGCCTGTTGCCGGATAAAACCTATTATTTCCAGGTGGTCAGCCGCGATGCCGCCGGCAACGTGGCCGTGGACGACAATCAGGGACAATACTACGCCGCCCGCACCTTGCGCCCGCGCGCTGTGCCGTTTGCTGAAGCCTTTGACGTGACGGATGGAGGTTGGAGCGTCTTCAGCAGCGATGACTCCATGACAGAATGGCTTTGGGGACCGCCCAACAATCCCTGGGGGGAGACTTCGGCCCATTCGCCGCCCAACGCGTGGGGGAGCAATCTTAACGGCCGTCGGCTGGATTGGGCCGAAACTTTCCTTATCAGCCCCGCCATCAATCTTACTGGCGGCAATCAATTCAAGCTCCGCTTCTGGCACAGCTATGATTTCGTGGCCCAGAGCGAGCTGGACATTTTGGAAACCGGCATCCTGTACGTCTTCACCAACCGCCTCAGCGATCCCGTGACGTTGGCCGAGTTTTACGACGCCTCCGGCGGCTGGACGGCGGAGGAAATTGACCTCTCCCCCTACGCCGGCCGCACCGTGTATCTGGTCTGGCATTACCTGCTGCTGTCCCTGGAGGCAGAGAACCGCGCCGGCTGGATGGTGGACGATGTCTCCCTCACCGTCAGCAATGTGGTCCCCGGCACCATTGTCATTACCAACAACCTCGCCCAGACTCTCTTTGCCCTCACCGGCCCGGTCAACCGCAGCGGCGCCGGGACCTTCGCGCTGGTCACCAATGCCCTGCCCGGCGACTATCAAATCCAGTATTCCGACGTGCCGTATTATGTGAGGCCCACCAACCGCAATGCCCGGCTGGAAAGCGGCCAAACGCTGGTGTTCACCGGCCAATACACCTTCCCCGATGTCAATCAAAACGGTATTTCCGATCTGTGGGAGCAGGAGTTTTTTGGTGCGGCGGCCCCCGGCTATTCTGGCGCCGGGGATCGCGATGGCGACGGCATGACCGACTACGCCGAATTCATTGCGGGCACCAATCCCACCAATGCCCTCTCGCGCTTTTACTTCACCCCCCCGGCGCGCCAGCCGGATGGCAGCCTGCAATTCAGTTGGAGCACGGTGCCGGGCCGGGGTTATCGCCTGCATGGCACGACCAACGCCAGCAGGTGGTTTATCCTCCGCGACTGGACGCGTGCCAGCAGCAGCTTCCTCACCGTGCCGGTGGCCCCCGCCACCAATCCGCCGGTTCTCTGGCTGCGCATTGAAGTGCAGCCGTAG
- a CDS encoding MFS transporter: protein MFVTGTAQSTGLSGSQAALPRGAWLVVLLLVPVALLNYMDRQMLAAMKFSVMADIPDINTEANWGKILAFFKWTYALMSPLGGYLADRFSRRHVIVFSLAAWSAITWATGHVQTYGELMATRAIMGISEAFYIPAALALIADYHAGPTRSRAVGLHQLGIYLGVILGGFSGYAADHPALGWRWMFDLCGVAGVLYAVPLWLFLRHAPAREGELEPPRTSPLMALRELFSHASFLLLVLYFTLPAMAAWIVRDWMPAVLKAEFGIGQGRAGVSATLYWMVACIFGALAGGWLADRWSRRNIRGRIYTSAIGTVCVAVALFGVGYSPQTGQLWVAIGFLMLFGWGWGFFDANNMPILCQIARPHLRATGYGLMNMVSISCGGVADWFFGILRDQQVPLLAILGIFSGVALLSTTLVLLIRPRQPEVQAPAARL, encoded by the coding sequence ATGTTTGTAACCGGCACAGCTCAGTCCACCGGCCTCTCTGGCTCGCAAGCCGCGTTGCCCCGCGGCGCGTGGCTGGTGGTGTTGCTGCTGGTGCCGGTGGCCTTGCTGAACTACATGGATCGTCAAATGCTCGCGGCCATGAAGTTCTCCGTGATGGCCGACATCCCGGACATCAACACCGAGGCCAACTGGGGCAAAATCCTTGCCTTTTTCAAATGGACGTACGCCTTGATGAGCCCGTTGGGCGGATATTTGGCGGATCGTTTCAGCCGGCGGCATGTCATTGTCTTCAGCCTGGCGGCGTGGTCGGCCATCACTTGGGCTACCGGCCACGTGCAAACCTATGGGGAGCTGATGGCCACGCGCGCCATCATGGGCATCAGTGAGGCCTTTTACATCCCGGCCGCCCTAGCCTTGATTGCGGACTATCATGCCGGCCCGACCCGCTCGCGGGCGGTGGGCCTGCATCAACTGGGCATTTACCTCGGCGTCATCCTTGGGGGCTTTAGTGGTTACGCGGCGGATCACCCGGCCTTGGGCTGGAGGTGGATGTTTGACCTGTGCGGCGTGGCCGGCGTACTCTATGCAGTGCCCTTGTGGCTCTTTTTGCGCCATGCCCCTGCCCGGGAAGGGGAACTGGAGCCGCCCCGCACCTCGCCCCTCATGGCCTTGCGCGAGCTGTTCAGCCACGCCAGCTTTCTCTTATTAGTGCTTTACTTTACCCTGCCGGCCATGGCGGCCTGGATCGTGCGCGATTGGATGCCGGCTGTATTGAAGGCCGAGTTTGGCATCGGACAGGGCCGGGCCGGCGTTTCCGCGACGCTTTACTGGATGGTGGCCTGCATCTTCGGCGCGCTGGCGGGCGGCTGGCTGGCGGATCGTTGGAGCCGGCGCAACATCCGCGGGCGCATCTATACCAGCGCCATCGGCACCGTGTGTGTGGCGGTGGCCCTATTTGGGGTGGGGTACTCCCCCCAGACGGGACAGCTCTGGGTGGCCATTGGCTTTTTGATGTTGTTTGGCTGGGGCTGGGGCTTTTTTGACGCCAACAACATGCCGATTCTTTGTCAAATTGCGCGCCCGCACCTGCGCGCCACCGGTTACGGCCTCATGAACATGGTCAGCATCAGTTGCGGCGGGGTGGCGGACTGGTTCTTTGGCATTTTGCGGGATCAACAGGTGCCGTTGCTGGCCATTTTGGGTATTTTCTCCGGCGTCGCTTTGCTTTCCACCACGCTGGTCCTGCTCATCCGTCCGCGCCAGCCGGAGGTCCAGGCCCCGGCTGCGAGACTTTAA
- a CDS encoding pseudouridine synthase produces the protein MLVALHKPFGVLSQFTPDGSGHRTLADFNLPPRVYPIGRLDADSEGLLLLSDEPEWNARLLLPSRSHPREYWAQVERIPTEAALRTLAQGVLIQGHRTRPCRVWRLEPPPDVPPRNPPIRFRKNVPDCWIALELTEGKNRQVRRMTAAVGHPTLRLIRVRIGSFWLGDLPPGQWRILTPAERDEVLARKA, from the coding sequence ATGCTCGTCGCCCTGCACAAACCGTTTGGCGTTTTATCCCAGTTTACGCCGGATGGTTCAGGCCACCGGACTCTGGCCGATTTTAATCTGCCGCCGCGGGTTTATCCCATCGGGCGGTTGGACGCCGATTCCGAGGGTCTGCTCCTGCTCAGCGACGAGCCGGAGTGGAATGCCCGGCTGTTGCTTCCGAGCCGCAGCCATCCGCGCGAGTATTGGGCGCAGGTCGAGCGAATCCCCACCGAGGCCGCCTTGCGCACCCTGGCCCAAGGCGTGCTGATTCAGGGCCATCGCACCCGGCCCTGCCGGGTGTGGCGGCTGGAGCCGCCCCCGGATGTTCCGCCACGCAATCCGCCCATTCGTTTTCGCAAAAACGTGCCTGATTGCTGGATTGCCCTGGAGCTTACCGAGGGCAAAAACCGCCAAGTCCGCCGGATGACTGCCGCGGTCGGGCACCCCACCCTTCGCCTGATCCGGGTGCGGATCGGAAGCTTTTGGCTGGGCGATCTGCCCCCCGGCCAATGGCGCATTCTGACCCCGGCAGAGCGGGACGAGGTCCTCGCCCGCAAAGCATAA
- a CDS encoding DUF5060 domain-containing protein — protein MRTNIISLGSLAAALVSMTTLASGDNLTVASQVGSADGKEFSRSRWAALVFSPADEATRAAVDKLPPVLAAALPPPAPAGPPLQPPRQPDGRGEVTLSGELKQWHKVTLTVDGPYAHERNNDPNPFTDYCLTVEFVHESGTPRYRVPGYFAADGSAAHSSAEAGTRWRAHLSPDKPGRWNYTISFLKGPHVALQDKPAGAPVIGHGRTGSFDVAPTDKTGRDFRARGRLQYVGKHHLQFAGTGEYFLKAGADAPENLLAFADFDGTFSRKTNRQARPGEATPAGLKTWQAHVRDWRPGDPTWKDGKGKGLIGALNYLAGKGCNVFSFLPYNVGGDGDDVWPFVAPTDKMHYDCSKLDQWGIVFDHATRLGLYLHFKLQETEMDDNRLGDRAAPGNVPSALDGGALGPERKLYCRELIARFGHALALNWNLGEENTQTPEEQRAMAQYLHDTDPYKHLIVVHTYPHWQDRVYPPLLGRQSALSGASLQNDWAQTHQRTLKWVQESARAGKPWVVANDEQGPADLGVPPDPGYAGFEGKVGQGNRIYDLHDIRKLTLWGNLMAGGAGVEYYFGYKLPQNDLVCEDWRSRDRSWDFCRIALQFFADHKIPFWEMQNANALIGNAKNDNSKYCLARAGEIYLVYLPNGTQSGPAELDLTGAAGAFKVQWFNPREGGPLQQGSVGQVRGGSKVALGTSPAEPAEDWLIVVQK, from the coding sequence ATGCGCACAAACATCATCTCCCTTGGCAGCCTGGCAGCCGCCCTCGTGTCCATGACAACTCTGGCTAGCGGCGACAACTTGACTGTCGCCTCCCAGGTGGGCTCCGCCGACGGCAAGGAGTTCAGCCGATCCCGCTGGGCGGCGCTGGTGTTCAGCCCCGCCGATGAAGCCACCCGTGCCGCCGTGGACAAACTGCCCCCCGTTTTGGCGGCCGCCCTCCCGCCGCCCGCGCCCGCAGGACCGCCCTTGCAGCCACCGCGTCAGCCCGATGGCAGGGGCGAGGTCACCCTGTCCGGCGAGCTGAAACAATGGCACAAGGTGACGTTGACGGTGGACGGACCCTACGCCCATGAGCGCAATAATGATCCCAATCCCTTCACCGATTACTGCCTTACCGTGGAGTTTGTCCACGAATCCGGCACGCCGCGATATCGGGTGCCCGGTTACTTCGCGGCGGATGGCAGCGCCGCCCATTCCTCCGCCGAGGCAGGCACCCGCTGGCGCGCCCATTTGTCGCCGGACAAACCCGGCCGGTGGAATTACACCATCTCCTTCCTTAAAGGCCCGCATGTCGCTCTTCAGGACAAACCCGCTGGCGCGCCGGTTATCGGCCACGGGCGCACCGGGAGTTTCGACGTGGCGCCCACTGATAAAACCGGCCGCGATTTCCGCGCCCGGGGCCGCCTGCAATACGTGGGCAAACACCATCTCCAATTTGCGGGCACGGGGGAATATTTCCTCAAAGCTGGCGCCGACGCGCCAGAAAACCTGCTCGCCTTTGCGGACTTTGACGGCACCTTCTCCCGCAAGACCAACCGGCAGGCGCGCCCCGGCGAGGCCACACCGGCGGGGCTTAAAACCTGGCAGGCGCACGTGCGGGATTGGCGGCCGGGCGATCCCACCTGGAAGGACGGCAAGGGCAAGGGCTTGATTGGCGCGCTGAATTACCTGGCCGGCAAGGGCTGCAACGTCTTCTCGTTTCTCCCCTATAATGTGGGCGGGGACGGTGATGATGTCTGGCCGTTTGTGGCGCCCACCGACAAAATGCACTATGACTGCTCAAAACTTGATCAGTGGGGCATCGTGTTTGACCACGCCACCCGCCTGGGGTTGTATCTGCACTTCAAACTGCAGGAGACGGAAATGGATGATAACCGGCTGGGCGACCGGGCGGCACCCGGCAATGTCCCCTCTGCGCTGGACGGCGGCGCGCTGGGGCCGGAGCGCAAGCTCTACTGCCGCGAGCTAATCGCACGATTTGGCCATGCCTTGGCCCTGAATTGGAACCTTGGCGAGGAAAACACCCAAACCCCCGAGGAACAACGGGCGATGGCGCAGTACCTCCACGACACGGATCCCTACAAACATTTGATCGTGGTTCACACCTATCCCCACTGGCAGGACCGGGTCTATCCCCCGCTGCTGGGCCGGCAATCGGCGCTGAGCGGCGCCAGCCTGCAAAATGATTGGGCGCAGACTCACCAGCGCACCCTGAAATGGGTTCAGGAATCGGCCAGAGCCGGCAAACCCTGGGTGGTGGCCAATGATGAACAAGGCCCCGCGGATTTGGGCGTGCCGCCGGATCCGGGCTACGCCGGCTTTGAGGGCAAGGTCGGGCAAGGCAACCGCATCTATGATCTGCACGACATCCGCAAACTGACCCTCTGGGGCAACCTCATGGCCGGCGGTGCGGGCGTGGAATACTACTTCGGTTACAAACTGCCGCAAAATGACCTCGTGTGCGAGGACTGGCGCAGCCGGGATCGCTCGTGGGATTTCTGCCGCATCGCCCTGCAATTTTTTGCGGACCATAAAATCCCCTTCTGGGAAATGCAGAACGCCAATGCGCTGATCGGCAACGCCAAAAATGATAACAGCAAGTATTGCCTGGCCAGGGCGGGGGAGATTTACCTGGTCTACTTGCCCAACGGCACGCAAAGCGGCCCGGCAGAGCTGGATTTAACGGGGGCTGCCGGCGCCTTTAAGGTGCAATGGTTCAACCCGCGCGAGGGTGGGCCGTTGCAGCAAGGCTCGGTGGGGCAGGTCCGTGGTGGCAGCAAAGTCGCGCTGGGCACGTCCCCAGCCGAGCCGGCGGAAGACTGGCTCATCGTGGTGCAAAAATAG